From Pandoraea vervacti, the proteins below share one genomic window:
- a CDS encoding SDR family oxidoreductase, with translation MQPRGRPEAPFFLIQAVADHIRDNGRIINVSTGFTRVAAPTHPAYAASKGALETLTLALAPEFGARGITVNAVMPGVTETDMNAAWITIPQARAGAQAMSVFSRIGGDYDERRPTRPNVEISRLGGAPNMRVYSRLNCEALS, from the coding sequence ATGCAACCGCGCGGCCGCCCCGAGGCGCCGTTCTTCCTGATCCAGGCGGTCGCCGATCACATTCGGGACAACGGAAGGATCATCAATGTTTCGACGGGATTCACCCGGGTGGCGGCGCCGACCCATCCTGCCTATGCCGCATCGAAGGGGGCGCTCGAAACATTGACGCTGGCACTTGCCCCGGAATTCGGTGCGCGGGGCATCACGGTCAACGCCGTCATGCCCGGCGTGACGGAAACCGACATGAACGCCGCCTGGATAACGATTCCGCAAGCGCGCGCCGGTGCGCAAGCGATGTCGGTGTTCTCGCGCATCGGCGGGGACTACGATGAGCGCCGCCCCACGCGACCGAACGTCGAAATATCCCGCTTGGGCGGCGCACCGAACATGCGCGTGTACTCGCGATTGAACTGCGAGGCGCTTTCATAG